The Undibacterium cyanobacteriorum genomic sequence CGAACGGCTTGATACGGTGTTGAGCGGCTAGAAACGCAGACGAGGGAAGTGGAAATGTAGTGCCAATGAACCGATGTCAGTAAAGCTAATGGCAAGTGCTGCTTGGTGCACTTGCCATGCTCTTACCGCGATCAATTTTGAAGATGTTATGGAGGTGGAGTGGATGTTGCCTTAATGCTCAAACAAAATGGCAAACGTAGTCGAGCGTTTCTATCGTTTCAATCGTAAAGCTCGATTGCGCTGGGATAGAAAAGCTTTGGCCAGTTTGGTATTCCACCGCTTCGCTCTGTCCAGCGAGTGTGACGCGACATTTTCCTGCATTGATTTCCATGATTTCCGCAGCGCCTGTATTGAAGACGAGTGTTGAAGGAAAAATGACGCCGATAGTTTTTCGGCTACCATCGGCGAATAAAACGGTGTGGGAAACACATTTGCCATCAAAGTAGAGATTCGCTTTTTTGACGACACTGACTTGATCAAATTGAGTACTCATAATTCTTAATATCTAAAAAAATTGGAACGAACTTCGTTTGATTTGCAATAAACTTTATCGTACAAAAAAATAGCCAGAACGAATCTGGCTATCCTTGGGACACAATTAAGAACGTTTGATTTTCGCGTTGGCAGCGATACGCATACGCAGGGCATTCAGTTTGATGAAGCCACCTGCATCGGCTTGATTGTAAGCGCCGCCATCTTCGTCAAAAGTGGCAATGTTCATGTCAAACAGAGAGTCTGTTTTTGAATCACGTGATACCGTGATGACATTGCCTTTGTACAGCTTGACGCGGACCCAACCATTGACGTTTTGTTGAGTGTGGTCGATCAAAGTTTGCAGAGCGACGCGCTCTGGTGCCCACCAGTAACCGTTGTAGATCAAACTGGCGTAGCGTGGCATCAAATCATCTTTCAAATGAGCGACTTCGCGATCAAGTGTAATCGATTCGATGGCACGGTGAGCGCGCAACATGATGGTGCCGCCTGGCGTTTCATAGCAGCCGCGTGACTTCATACCGACGTAGCGATTTTCGACCAAGTCAAGGCGACCGATACCATGCTTGCCGCCGAGGCGATTGAGTTCGGTTAACACAGTTGCTGGCGACATCCGTACTCCATTGAGGGCGACGATATCGCCTTTTTCGAATTCGATGTCGAGGTATTCTGGTGTGTCAGGTGCAGCTTCTGGGCTAACCGTCCAACGCCACATCGATTCTTCCGCTTCGGCACTTGGATTTTCCAAATGACGACCTTCGAAACTGATGTGCAGCAGGTTGGCGTCCATGGAGTAGGGCGCGCCGCCATTTTTATGTTTCATATCAATCGCAATGCCAGCGTCTTCGGCGTATTTCAAGAGCTTCTCACGCGACAACAAATCCCATTCACGCCATGGAGCGATGACTTTGACATTTGGCATCAAAGCGTAGGCGCCGAGCTCGAAACGGACTTGATCATTGCCTTTACCGGTTGCGCCGTGAGAGATTGCATCGGCACCAGTTTGTTTGGCGATTTCAATCAGACGTTTGGCGATCAATGGACGCGCGATGGAGGTGCCCAATAAGTATTCGCCTTCGTACACCGTGTTTGCACGGAACATTGGGAAAACGAAATCGCGCACGAATTCTTCACGCACGTCGTCGATAAAAATATTTTCTGGCTTGATGCCAAATTTCAGGGCTTTGGCGCGCGCTGGTTCGAGCTCTTCGCCTTGGCCGAGGTCGGCTGTGAAAGTGACGATCTCGCATTGATAGTTATCTTGTAGCCACTTCAAAATAACGGAGGTGTCGAGGCCACCGGAATACGCTAATACTACTTTTTTTACGTCGCTCATGATGTGCTTTCTGTAGATGAAAAGTAAGTGTGAAGATGTTCGTTGTGATAATTTGTTCGATGTTGTGTTAGCTTTCGACCTTGCCGATGACGAGGTATTCCAATAGCGCTTTTTGGACATGCAAGCGGTTTTCCGCTTCATCCCACACGACGGACTGAGGACCGTCGATGACGCCAGCGGACACTTCTTCGCCGCGATGCGCTGGTAAGCAATGCATAAACAAGGCTTCAGGATGGGCGCGTGCCATTTTCGCTTCATCAACGATCCAACCGTCGAAGGCTTTCAAACGTGCTTGATTTTCCGCTTCATAACCCATGCTGGTCCACACGTCAGTATTGACTAAGTGCACACCTTCACAAGCATCAGAAGGATTTTCAAAGACGGTGTAATACTCAGGCTCAACCGTCACGTTCGATGGATCGATGTCATAGCCTTTTGGAGTGGAAATGTGTAAATGGAAGCCGAACACCTTGGCTGCTTGCATCCATGAATACATCATGTTGTTGGCATCGCCAATCCACGCCACTTTCTTACCTGCGATAGAACCTTTGTGTTCGATGTAAGTGAAAACATCGGCGAATACTTGGCAAGGATGGTGTTGATTAGTTAGGCCGTTAATAACCGGCACGCGAGAGTTTGCTGCGAAGCGCTCAATCATCGATTGTTCGAACGTACGAATCATAATGATGTCGCACATGCGGGACATCACTTGACCTGCGTCTTCGACTGGTTCGCCGCGCCCCAATTGGCTATCGCGTGTGTTGAGGTAAATTGCGGCACCACCTAATTGATGCATGCCTGCCTCAAAACTGAGACGCGTACGTGTAGAGTTTTTCTCGAAAACCATGACCAAGGTCCGGTCGAGTAGAGGATGGTAGGTTTCGTAACGCTTAAAACGATCTTTGATGATGCGAGCCCTTTGCATCAGGTAGTCGTATTCTTCGAGACTCAAGTCACTGACTTGCAAAAAATGTTTGATTTTCATGGTCAAGCTACTAGTTTGGTTGGCAGTCTGTCGGTTCACCAATGATGGGGGACCTTAGGCTGCAGAAGTGGCCGCGGCTTCGTCTTTCACCTGTTGGATGACTTTGCCTAACAAAGAAATCATGGTGTCGATTTCTTCGTAGCTGACGTTGAGGGCGGGCATAAAACGTAATAAATTCGGGCGCGGTGAATTGATCAACAGGCCAAATGGTTCGAGGTCGCGTGCCACATCGACCAAGCGTGGGCCGATGTCGCTACCGAGTTTGAGTGCGCGTAGCAAACCTTCGCCGCGCTCACCTTCCATGCCGAATTGATCGGACAAAGTATTGAGTGCTTTGCTGAGATAGTCGGCTTTGGCTTTCACTTCGTCGAGGAAGCCTGGCGCAGTCAGCGCTTGCAATACGGCGATACCTACTGCAGTCATCAATGGTGCACCATTGTAAGTGCCGCCTTGGTCACCTGGGACAAATACCGAAACCTCTTCTTTCGCCAACAAAGCTGCTAAAGGCACACCGCCACCAATGCCCTTACCGAGTGTCATGATGTCAGGTTCAATACCGGAGAGTTGATAGCCAAACAGTTCGCCAGTACGACCCATACCGGTTTGTACTTCGTCGACGATCAAGAGAATGCCATGCTTTTTGGTGAGTGCGCGCAAGGCCTGCATAAACTCGCGCTCTGCTGGAATCACACCGCCTTCGCCTTGCACTGGTTCCAACATCACTGCTACTGTCTTCTCATTGATGAGTTTTTCGACGGAAGCGATGTCGTTTAAATCGGCTTTCGGAAAACCAGTGACCTGGGGTGCGAAGATGGTATCCCATCCAGGTTTGCCAGAAGCTGACATAGTCGCCAAAGTACGGCCATGGAAGCCATGGTCAAAGGTGATGATTTCGAATGCGCCGTTCTTGTGTTTTTGGCCCCATTTACGCGCCAATTTAATCGCACCTTCGTTGGCTTCAGCGCCACTGTTAGCGAAGAAGACACGGTCGAAGCAGGAATGCTTGGTCAAGAGATCGGCCAAGGCGACCATGTTTTCGTTGTAAAACGCAGGGGAGGGATTCAACAATTTACCCGCTTGGGCGACGATGGCGTCCTCGATACATTTTGGTGAATGGCCTAAGCAATTGACGGCCCAACCTTGGAGGTAATCGAGATAGCGTTTGCCTTTGTGATCAGTCATCCACATGCCTCGGCCTTCCGTAAACACCAGCTCAGGGCGCGGTGTAATGTACATCAAAGCGTTGACGTTGTACTGACTAAATTCCATTTCAAACTCCTCGTGGATAGGGCAAACAGTTGATTGAGCAAACAAGAGTAAAACAAAAAAGGCAAAAAAAAACCACAGGGGTTGAGCCTGTGGTTTTTGTGTGTCCGTGCTAAATTTACGCGCAGGACTTCCCAGGCTCGGAGTGCGAACGGCGACGTCGAGCGATATTTGGGGAAGACATGTCAGTAAAATTTTTCATGGGCGTAGTGTAACGGTTTTTTTCTTGTTTTGCGCACTGCAAAACGAAAAAAGTCTAAAAAAATCAAAAAAGCTGAGAAGCTTAATTTTTCGCCAAGTCCGCTTCGGAGGTGAAGGAATCCGCGTAGAACTCTTCGGCAGGCAGACCACTTTGGGCGACAAAATCCCGTTTAGCCGACTCCACCACGATAGGCGCGCCACAAGCATACACTTGGTATCCAGAGAGGTCAGGGTGATCTTGTAAGACCGCTTGGTGCACGAATCCTGTGCGACCTGTCCACTGATCATCAGCGTGCGCATCTGATACCACTGGCACGTAGGTAAAGTGAGCGAACTTGCTTGCCCATTCCTTACACAAAATTTGCATATACAAATCTTTAGGGCGACGACCACCCCAGTAAAGCGTCACGGGACGTGTCGATTGAAGGTGGATCAAATGTTCCATGATGGCTTTGATCGGCGCGAAGCCGGTGCCCGAGGCCAACAGAATGATGGGTTTATCGCTATCTTCGCGGAGGTAAAAACTTCCCTGTGGTCCTTCGAAACGCAGAATGTCGCGCTCTTTGACGGTCGAGAAAACTTGGTCAGTGAAGAAGCCACCGGGCATGTGACGAATGTGGAGGCTTAAGTGTTCTTCAGAGTGTGGTGCGTTGGCCAAACTGTAGCTACGACGCTTACCATCGTTCAACATGAATTCAATGTACTGACCTGCACGGTAGTTCAATTTTTCATTGGCAGGTAACTGCAGACTAATGAGCATCACGTCATCGGCCAATTTTTCGATTTTCGAAATTCGGCTTGGTAGTTTCTTGATTGGATATTCATCGTCTGCCAATTGCTCGCGCGCTTCAATTTGTACGTCCGAACTTGGTTTGGCGCAGCAGAAGAGAGCCCCACCTTGCGCTTCTTCTTCAGCATTCAAAGCACGTTCTTGGTGGGGGCCATGAGCTACCGTGCCATTGAGCACTTTACCTTTACAAGAGCCGCAGGCACCATTTTTGCAGCCATATGGCAAAATGAAGCCCGCGCGTAGTGCAGCGCTTAAAATAGTTTCGTCACTGTCGCACTCGAATTGGCGACCACTTGGTGAAAGACTGATTTGAAATGCCATAATGTTGATGAACTTCCTCAAAACTTAAAAAATGATGTGCTGGCGAGAGCACCAGAATATTTCGACCCTAAAATCTCGATTTGAATGTGGGGCGTGGATGTGCAACCTGAATGTGGAACGATCATGGTTGCTAGCATTTTCGCACTTCAACAAGTATCGAAATAAGTCATAGATTAAAACCAGATGAATAAACACCACACGAGTAATGATGTCGGCGCTTTGGAATGCAATACAAAGCCTTCCTCTCAACTTCATAAACCACGCGTGGTGATCATTGGTTGCGGCGATGTTGGTGAACGTTTGATTCCATTGCTCATACCGCATTTTCGCGTATTCGCGGTTACTAGTCAGGCCTCAAGTTCGAATCGGTTCGCACAGCTCCGTCGATTAGGTGCAGTGCCAATTCAAGCGAACCTTGATGATGCGAATAGTTTGTGGCGACTTCGACAACTTTCATCGCGTTTTGTGCATCTAGCACCACCAGCAACGTTTGGCGAAATTGATGCCAGAACGCGGCGATTGGCCGCTATTTTACCTGAGAAGGCACAGCTTGTTTATATCAGCACTACCGGCGTGTACGGGGATTGTGCTGGCGCAAGTTTTGATGAAGCCAGAACGGTCGCTCCCAGTAATGCGCGCGCTAAACGTCGCGTTGATGCAGAAAAGACTTTGCGAACGTGGGCCAAACGTGGTGCGCGCAATTTAAGCATTTTGCGGGTGCCGGGCATTTACGCAGAGGACCGCCTACCGATTGAACGCTTGCAAAAAGGGACGCCAGCCTTAATCGATGCAGAAGATGTTTATACCAATCATATTCATGCAGATGATTTGGCCTACGTAATAAAGCTCGCCTTATTCCGAGCGATGCCTTCGCGGGTGTATCACATTGTCGATGATAGCGCTTTAAAAATGGGCGAATATTTCGATCTGGTAGCAAAAGCCTATAACTTGCCGCCCGCACCGCGTCTGCCGCGGACAGAGCTAGAAAAACAAGTCTCGCCGATGTTGCTCTCCTTTATGTCGGAATCACGGCGTTTGCAGAATCAACGCTTGAAGCTAGAGCTCGGTGCGCGCTTGACTTATCCGGAGGTATCGGTCGCTTTGGAAAAATTTCGTGCACTTGCTAGGTGACGCAGGTCTAACTCGCCGAGATCGTTGTGAGATCAATTTCGTCGGTGGCGGATTTTTGTTTGATGATGTGAATTAATCCTGCTTCAGCAGCATTTTGAGGGTGACGCATGACCCGGTTATAGAAGTCTTCGCTATGCGTTCCTTCCACGTGACTGATACCGATGCAGGCATTTCGTCCGCTTTTCTTTACCATGTATAGGCCTTGGTCGGCAAAATTGACGACCTGGGCCCAAGTTAATAGATGAGGTTGCCCCGGTAAAAATGGGAAGCTGGCGTATCCAACCGAACAGGTCCGGTGGATTTCGATATCATCGATTAAGTTAAAGCTTGTGCTCGAGGTGATGTGTCGAATCCGTTCAGCCACAGTTGGCGCGTCACGACGATTGCAGCTACGAGCCACAACCAAGAATTCTTCACCGCCCCATCGTATCAAGTAATCCGATTCACGGAACACCCGAGCGAGGCGATCGCGCATTTGAATCAAGACCATATCGCCGCAAGCATGCCCATAAGTGTCGTTGACTGACTTGAAGTGATCGAGATCGACCATAAAGAAGACTATATCTTCATCATTCTGTGCCTCATCCTGACCAGCTTCAATTTGATCTTCGTAAGTGCGTAAGACACGAGCGACATCAGCTTCAATATTTTGTAAAAGGAAGCGTCGGTTACGCATTCCAGTAAGTGGATCGGTAATGCTGACTTCTTCTAATTGGTTTTGTGTTTCGCGTAGCGTTTCTAAAGTCGCTTGGAGTTGCTTGTATGCGTAGGCATTGTCCAAAGCGATGGCTCCGTAAGCCGCCAAGGTACGCAAAATAGAACGCTCGCGTTCGCCGTAAACATGCGGGCGGATCGATTGAATCGACATCACTCCAAGTAGACGCTCACCGATCATCAGAGGTGTGTAAAGCAGGCTTAATGTTTCAGCTGTGCCCGGAATAATGAAACGGCCTTGCGTGCCGGGCTCACGTTCTAACACGAATTCTTGACGTTCACGGGCGCAGCGTGCAAATGAAGAGACCGGATGGTCGATGGGAGTGGTAAAGCTAGGAATTGGTTCGCCATTTTCCATCCCAAAAACACACTGTAAGGCATTGCCGTCGTGGGTTAGCAGCGAAATGGCAAAACTGCTGGCATCTAATAAATCATTGACGTGGCGATGAAGTGACTCAAACACCGCTTCAGCATTGAGATTGGCCGTGATCTCCCTACCAATCAATCCGAGTGTTTCGAGGGTGTTGCTTGATTCTTGTAGGTTGGCCGCTCGTTCCGCTTCGCTAAGCGCAATCCTGCGCAGGTGTTCTGCCTCGGCACGATGTCGTTCATTGTCATGCTTTACTTGTAGTGCTACCGCACGGTTCTGCGCATCAATTAATCGACGGCTTTCTTTGGCCTTTGCAGCGATGCGTGCGTAATGAAACGCATTTTTGAAGTCGCCTAAGTCGGCGTAACTGTTTGCGATATCCTCGATGAGATCCGCGGGAATGGTGACATCTTTGATCGAGCTGCAAAGTTCATAAGCCTTGAGTAAGAAGTGCAAACTTAGGGTCGGTTCGTTAATCTGCTCGGCGAGGTTACAATGAGATTTGCGCGATAGCTCCGCTAACACACGATAGCATTTAATTTGCTCGTCGAGATTTTGCTGATCTTGTGCGACCTGAAGTGCGTTTTGTATTTTTTGATGTGCCAGTTCTGCATTGCCCATGCGGCATAAAGCAATTGCCTGCCCGCGCCAACAATCAGAAAGGAAGACTGGCTCATTATGTTCGAGAATCTTTTCTTCGGCACTTTGAAAAAAGGCTAGGGCGTCTTCTGGAGAACCTAAGTCCAGAGCGAGGTCGCCCAAATAACTAAGTGTATGGGCATACGTGCGCGATCCTGGAATCTTCGCTTGCACTGCCAATGATTCAACTAATTTTTCTCTTGCATCGGAATATCTATGTAGGAGACGTAAGGCATTTCCAGTTTGCAGTAATGCGGTTGCAAGAGATCCTGGCCAATTGTTTTGGCGGGCGAGTGCTAGCGCAATTTCATCCCATTCGAGTGCGGCGTCTAGATCGCCAAGGGTGGCGAATGAATCACCGGCATTAGTTGCGGTCAGTATCGCCTGTCGAATTTGTCCTGTTTGGAACGCGGCTTGATGGGCAATGACATGCATACGACAAGATTCGCCCATGTCCCCTATTTTGTTGGCAACGATCGCCTTGGCACTGAGCAGCCAGGCGAGAACAGCAGGAGCTGGATCTGGCACCTCTTTTTGAAACTGATCGATATCAGCTCTGCATCGCTGCGGTTCGCGCATCGCACTGTTGTGCAGACTGCGAGCTATCGCAATTTGTAACCTTTCTTGGTCACCAATTCCTTGATAAATATCGATCGCGGACTGTAGGCATTGATCGCGTTCAGTTATTTGACCGAGGTCTCTCTTTATCGAACTCTGCAGGAAGTAGCAGTCGCCCACACCGGTCAGGTCTTTGAATTCAAGAAAGGCGTGTTTGGCTTCGTAACAATAATGCTCAGCAAATTCGAGTTCGCCCCTTAGCCAATTGATTTCAGCATGTACTAAAGCAAGTCGCGCCATATTTCGGCGAAACCAAGCGTCGTCATTGGCGGCCCGGGCCAGTAAGAGTGTTGCCTCGTCTGCTAATTCTTTGGCACGCGCACAGTGACGCTGGCGCAGATGCCAAGCTAGTGAGACCAGAACTGCGAGGCGAGGAGTGCCTTCGAGCAATGCAAGCTTCGATTCCAAATTGAGAATGTCGTCGTCGCCAGTAAACAGATCCATATTGCTTGCTCAAGCGCCAGGTTACGGGAAATTAAAAAATTGTTTCAAAGCAATTTAACATAAAGAATTTGGGCTTGAAACAGATCGACAAAAAAAAACACCTTCCAGCAAGTGGATAGGTGTTTTCCTGTGCATATGGTGTTTAAAGTAAAAGAAAAAAATGAATTTTTTTCTTTTTTGGGGGCGCTTGAAATTTAAAATAAGGCTGAAGTGACTTTCAGGACCTCGTCGGCGGTGGTGACACCATCGACAATTTTGTATGCACCTGCCACCCTGAGTGGTTTCATGTCGTCACGGATCGCTTGGTCACGCAATGCGTGAATATCTGATTCCGCTTGAATTTGTTTGCTAAAGGACTGAGTGACTGTTAGCAGCTCATAGATCCCGGTGCGTCCCTTATAGCCGGTATGGCGGCATTCAA encodes the following:
- the ppnP gene encoding pyrimidine/purine nucleoside phosphorylase, with protein sequence MSTQFDQVSVVKKANLYFDGKCVSHTVLFADGSRKTIGVIFPSTLVFNTGAAEIMEINAGKCRVTLAGQSEAVEYQTGQSFSIPAQSSFTIETIETLDYVCHFV
- a CDS encoding argininosuccinate synthase yields the protein MSDVKKVVLAYSGGLDTSVILKWLQDNYQCEIVTFTADLGQGEELEPARAKALKFGIKPENIFIDDVREEFVRDFVFPMFRANTVYEGEYLLGTSIARPLIAKRLIEIAKQTGADAISHGATGKGNDQVRFELGAYALMPNVKVIAPWREWDLLSREKLLKYAEDAGIAIDMKHKNGGAPYSMDANLLHISFEGRHLENPSAEAEESMWRWTVSPEAAPDTPEYLDIEFEKGDIVALNGVRMSPATVLTELNRLGGKHGIGRLDLVENRYVGMKSRGCYETPGGTIMLRAHRAIESITLDREVAHLKDDLMPRYASLIYNGYWWAPERVALQTLIDHTQQNVNGWVRVKLYKGNVITVSRDSKTDSLFDMNIATFDEDGGAYNQADAGGFIKLNALRMRIAANAKIKRS
- the argF gene encoding ornithine carbamoyltransferase; translation: MKIKHFLQVSDLSLEEYDYLMQRARIIKDRFKRYETYHPLLDRTLVMVFEKNSTRTRLSFEAGMHQLGGAAIYLNTRDSQLGRGEPVEDAGQVMSRMCDIIMIRTFEQSMIERFAANSRVPVINGLTNQHHPCQVFADVFTYIEHKGSIAGKKVAWIGDANNMMYSWMQAAKVFGFHLHISTPKGYDIDPSNVTVEPEYYTVFENPSDACEGVHLVNTDVWTSMGYEAENQARLKAFDGWIVDEAKMARAHPEALFMHCLPAHRGEEVSAGVIDGPQSVVWDEAENRLHVQKALLEYLVIGKVES
- a CDS encoding acetylornithine transaminase, whose amino-acid sequence is MEFSQYNVNALMYITPRPELVFTEGRGMWMTDHKGKRYLDYLQGWAVNCLGHSPKCIEDAIVAQAGKLLNPSPAFYNENMVALADLLTKHSCFDRVFFANSGAEANEGAIKLARKWGQKHKNGAFEIITFDHGFHGRTLATMSASGKPGWDTIFAPQVTGFPKADLNDIASVEKLINEKTVAVMLEPVQGEGGVIPAEREFMQALRALTKKHGILLIVDEVQTGMGRTGELFGYQLSGIEPDIMTLGKGIGGGVPLAALLAKEEVSVFVPGDQGGTYNGAPLMTAVGIAVLQALTAPGFLDEVKAKADYLSKALNTLSDQFGMEGERGEGLLRALKLGSDIGPRLVDVARDLEPFGLLINSPRPNLLRFMPALNVSYEEIDTMISLLGKVIQQVKDEAAATSAA
- a CDS encoding CDP-6-deoxy-delta-3,4-glucoseen reductase encodes the protein MAFQISLSPSGRQFECDSDETILSAALRAGFILPYGCKNGACGSCKGKVLNGTVAHGPHQERALNAEEEAQGGALFCCAKPSSDVQIEAREQLADDEYPIKKLPSRISKIEKLADDVMLISLQLPANEKLNYRAGQYIEFMLNDGKRRSYSLANAPHSEEHLSLHIRHMPGGFFTDQVFSTVKERDILRFEGPQGSFYLREDSDKPIILLASGTGFAPIKAIMEHLIHLQSTRPVTLYWGGRRPKDLYMQILCKEWASKFAHFTYVPVVSDAHADDQWTGRTGFVHQAVLQDHPDLSGYQVYACGAPIVVESAKRDFVAQSGLPAEEFYADSFTSEADLAKN
- a CDS encoding SDR family NAD(P)-dependent oxidoreductase gives rise to the protein MNKHHTSNDVGALECNTKPSSQLHKPRVVIIGCGDVGERLIPLLIPHFRVFAVTSQASSSNRFAQLRRLGAVPIQANLDDANSLWRLRQLSSRFVHLAPPATFGEIDARTRRLAAILPEKAQLVYISTTGVYGDCAGASFDEARTVAPSNARAKRRVDAEKTLRTWAKRGARNLSILRVPGIYAEDRLPIERLQKGTPALIDAEDVYTNHIHADDLAYVIKLALFRAMPSRVYHIVDDSALKMGEYFDLVAKAYNLPPAPRLPRTELEKQVSPMLLSFMSESRRLQNQRLKLELGARLTYPEVSVALEKFRALAR
- a CDS encoding GGDEF domain-containing protein, producing the protein MDLFTGDDDILNLESKLALLEGTPRLAVLVSLAWHLRQRHCARAKELADEATLLLARAANDDAWFRRNMARLALVHAEINWLRGELEFAEHYCYEAKHAFLEFKDLTGVGDCYFLQSSIKRDLGQITERDQCLQSAIDIYQGIGDQERLQIAIARSLHNSAMREPQRCRADIDQFQKEVPDPAPAVLAWLLSAKAIVANKIGDMGESCRMHVIAHQAAFQTGQIRQAILTATNAGDSFATLGDLDAALEWDEIALALARQNNWPGSLATALLQTGNALRLLHRYSDAREKLVESLAVQAKIPGSRTYAHTLSYLGDLALDLGSPEDALAFFQSAEEKILEHNEPVFLSDCWRGQAIALCRMGNAELAHQKIQNALQVAQDQQNLDEQIKCYRVLAELSRKSHCNLAEQINEPTLSLHFLLKAYELCSSIKDVTIPADLIEDIANSYADLGDFKNAFHYARIAAKAKESRRLIDAQNRAVALQVKHDNERHRAEAEHLRRIALSEAERAANLQESSNTLETLGLIGREITANLNAEAVFESLHRHVNDLLDASSFAISLLTHDGNALQCVFGMENGEPIPSFTTPIDHPVSSFARCARERQEFVLEREPGTQGRFIIPGTAETLSLLYTPLMIGERLLGVMSIQSIRPHVYGERERSILRTLAAYGAIALDNAYAYKQLQATLETLRETQNQLEEVSITDPLTGMRNRRFLLQNIEADVARVLRTYEDQIEAGQDEAQNDEDIVFFMVDLDHFKSVNDTYGHACGDMVLIQMRDRLARVFRESDYLIRWGGEEFLVVARSCNRRDAPTVAERIRHITSSTSFNLIDDIEIHRTCSVGYASFPFLPGQPHLLTWAQVVNFADQGLYMVKKSGRNACIGISHVEGTHSEDFYNRVMRHPQNAAEAGLIHIIKQKSATDEIDLTTISAS